One Nonomuraea angiospora DNA segment encodes these proteins:
- a CDS encoding ABC transporter permease subunit, translating into MTAEHAGDTGHAGHRSRRPSTTTRHAHDPTTSSGTFRDLLAAEWIKLWSLRSTSWLLGLGTLAIVALAAQSSLDAYQSWPGFTAMEKARFNPLGEAFSGLAASLLMIGAGSLGALTIVGEYATGLIRTTLAAVPARHRVVAAKLAVTAAVTLATGALISAGTFGVSQAILSGRGVAVSLGDPGVLRVLAANALLAPVSALTGMGIGALARHTAAAVVTVCAALVIVPTFFQPTVHQWLNDLYALVPFYVWRTCLGLARLRDDPALPTVAGSWVAFALWPLVAAVLTLIVVRRRDV; encoded by the coding sequence ATGACCGCCGAACACGCCGGAGACACTGGACACGCCGGACACCGAAGCCGACGACCCTCGACGACCACCAGGCACGCCCATGACCCCACGACGAGCTCCGGCACCTTCCGCGACCTGCTCGCCGCCGAGTGGATCAAGCTCTGGTCCCTGCGCTCGACCTCGTGGCTGCTCGGCCTGGGCACGCTGGCCATCGTCGCCCTGGCCGCCCAGAGCAGCCTCGACGCCTACCAGAGCTGGCCGGGCTTCACCGCGATGGAGAAGGCCAGGTTCAACCCGCTGGGCGAGGCGTTCAGCGGCCTGGCCGCCTCCCTGCTCATGATCGGCGCCGGCAGCCTGGGCGCCCTGACCATCGTCGGCGAGTACGCCACCGGCCTCATCCGCACGACGCTCGCGGCCGTCCCGGCCCGCCACCGCGTCGTGGCCGCCAAGCTCGCCGTCACCGCCGCCGTGACGCTCGCGACCGGCGCGCTCATCTCCGCGGGCACGTTCGGCGTCAGCCAGGCCATCCTGTCCGGCCGCGGCGTCGCCGTCTCGCTCGGCGACCCCGGCGTGCTGCGCGTCCTGGCCGCCAACGCGCTGCTCGCCCCGGTGTCGGCGCTGACCGGCATGGGCATCGGCGCGCTGGCCCGGCACACCGCCGCAGCCGTCGTCACCGTCTGCGCCGCGCTGGTCATCGTGCCCACCTTCTTCCAGCCCACCGTCCACCAGTGGCTCAACGACTTGTACGCCCTGGTCCCGTTCTACGTCTGGCGGACCTGCCTGGGCCTGGCCCGGCTCCGCGACGACCCCGCCCTGCCCACGGTGGCCGGCTCGTGGGTCGCCTTCGCGCTGTGGCCGCTCGTCGCCGCCGTCCTGACCCTGATCGTCGTACGTCGCCGCGACGTGTGA
- a CDS encoding alpha/beta hydrolase family protein produces the protein MKIRLPAVALTACLALTAVPLTATTASASIQLELPRPTGPNPVGRDILPLVDSARKDPWVPESGPRRLMVSMYYPARSATGGAAPYMTTPEAASLLQRKAPGAKIPAEVVSGTRTYARAGAPPKQGRYPVVVLSPGLGLPRASLTFLAEDLASRAYVVALVDHAYESSGTTLPDGRTITCAPLCDRPKPPEGGQAAITTSRTRDIAFVLDELTGRHPAWKNARMIAPKRIGMAGHSLGGDASAATMAVDKRVRAGVNLDGTFHPAVPLDRPFLLMGSRSDHVPGKDHTWDDGWTKMSGWKRWLTVAGTEHASFTDLSILQQAAGMSGPGVLSARRSLEITRAYVGAFFDQHLKGRQQPLLNGPSPANPEVAFHNP, from the coding sequence ATGAAGATCCGCCTGCCCGCCGTCGCGCTGACGGCCTGCCTCGCCCTGACCGCCGTCCCCCTCACGGCGACGACCGCCTCGGCCTCCATCCAGCTGGAACTGCCCCGCCCGACCGGCCCGAACCCGGTCGGCCGCGACATCCTCCCCCTGGTCGACAGCGCCCGCAAGGACCCCTGGGTGCCCGAGTCGGGCCCGCGCCGGCTCATGGTCTCGATGTACTACCCCGCCCGCTCGGCCACCGGCGGCGCCGCCCCGTACATGACCACCCCCGAGGCCGCGTCCCTGCTCCAGCGGAAGGCCCCCGGCGCCAAGATCCCTGCGGAGGTCGTCAGCGGCACCCGCACCTACGCCCGCGCCGGCGCCCCGCCCAAGCAGGGCCGCTACCCGGTGGTGGTGCTCTCCCCCGGCCTCGGGCTCCCGCGCGCGAGCCTCACCTTCCTGGCCGAGGACCTGGCCAGCCGCGCGTACGTGGTCGCGCTGGTCGACCACGCCTACGAGTCCTCCGGCACGACCCTGCCCGACGGCCGCACCATCACCTGCGCCCCGCTCTGCGACCGGCCCAAGCCGCCGGAGGGCGGGCAGGCGGCCATCACCACAAGCCGCACCAGGGACATCGCCTTCGTCCTCGACGAGCTGACCGGCCGCCACCCCGCCTGGAAGAACGCCCGCATGATCGCCCCCAAGCGGATCGGCATGGCGGGCCACTCCCTCGGCGGCGACGCCAGTGCCGCCACCATGGCCGTGGACAAGCGCGTACGGGCCGGGGTGAACCTGGACGGCACCTTCCACCCCGCGGTCCCGCTCGACCGGCCCTTCCTGCTCATGGGCAGCCGCTCCGACCACGTGCCCGGCAAGGACCACACCTGGGACGACGGCTGGACGAAGATGAGCGGCTGGAAGCGCTGGCTCACGGTGGCCGGCACCGAACACGCGAGCTTCACCGACCTGTCCATCCTGCAGCAGGCGGCCGGCATGTCGGGCCCCGGCGTCCTCTCGGCGCGGCGCTCCCTGGAGATCACCCGCGCCTACGTCGGCGCCTTCTTCGACCAGCACCTGAAGGGCCGCCAGCAGCCGCTGCTCAACGGCCCGTCACCGGCGAACCCGGAGGTCGCCTTCCACAACCCCTGA
- a CDS encoding 2'-5' RNA ligase family protein, producing MALVRHAGCELSAGGAAPYPVGATVLVVPVPEAEPVVGGQRALFDPSARFGVSAHVTVLYPFLPRPEIGEATVAELAGLFAGHRPFEAAFTGCARFPGLLYLGPEPAEPFAALTRSVTARWPALRPYGGRYGEAVPHLSVGYGDDQVLDGVETAVAPGLPFATRVTSVDLASFDGLRWTPVARFPLRQSRILQE from the coding sequence GTGGCGCTGGTACGGCACGCGGGGTGCGAGCTGAGCGCGGGCGGGGCGGCCCCCTACCCGGTCGGCGCCACGGTCCTGGTGGTCCCCGTGCCCGAAGCCGAGCCGGTCGTCGGCGGCCAGCGCGCGTTGTTCGACCCGTCGGCCCGGTTCGGCGTGAGCGCGCACGTCACCGTGCTCTATCCGTTCCTGCCACGGCCGGAGATCGGGGAGGCGACGGTGGCGGAGCTGGCGGGGCTGTTCGCCGGCCACCGGCCCTTCGAGGCGGCCTTCACCGGCTGCGCCCGCTTTCCCGGCCTGCTCTATCTGGGGCCGGAGCCCGCCGAGCCGTTCGCCGCCCTCACCCGGAGCGTGACCGCCAGGTGGCCGGCGCTGCGCCCGTACGGCGGCCGGTACGGCGAGGCCGTCCCGCACCTGTCCGTCGGCTACGGCGACGACCAGGTCCTGGACGGCGTCGAGACCGCCGTCGCGCCGGGACTGCCGTTCGCCACCCGCGTCACCTCCGTGGATTTGGCGAGCTTCGACGGGCTCCGCTGGACGCCCGTCGCGCGCTTCCCGCTGCGCCAAAGCCGGATACTTCAGGAATGA
- a CDS encoding type II toxin-antitoxin system prevent-host-death family antitoxin, which translates to MINESVAQPPSYAELHARYGTPLGVEEARARWGTIVKAARSGETILITRERWEWAALVPLSKVRGIWSGLPLVPLSTARGKLGDLVRQVTQPYDESPVLLGRHRTPVAALISARDLIDRAAPPSRTGAEALLLDGHAVTLTCDLDAPAGPVFSAVAVDREGGIVAAGAGADLREALRALTPTRD; encoded by the coding sequence GTGATCAACGAATCCGTCGCCCAGCCCCCCTCCTACGCCGAGCTGCACGCCCGGTACGGCACCCCGCTCGGCGTCGAGGAGGCCCGCGCCCGCTGGGGGACCATCGTCAAGGCCGCCAGGAGCGGCGAGACCATCCTGATCACCCGCGAGCGCTGGGAGTGGGCCGCGCTCGTCCCGCTCTCCAAGGTCCGCGGCATCTGGAGCGGGCTCCCGCTCGTGCCGCTCTCGACGGCCCGGGGCAAGCTCGGCGATCTCGTACGGCAGGTCACCCAGCCGTACGATGAGAGCCCCGTGCTGCTGGGCCGCCACCGCACCCCGGTGGCCGCGCTGATCTCGGCCCGCGACCTGATCGACCGGGCCGCGCCCCCGTCCAGGACGGGCGCCGAGGCCCTGCTGCTCGACGGGCACGCCGTCACCCTCACCTGCGACCTGGACGCCCCGGCCGGCCCCGTCTTCTCCGCCGTGGCCGTCGACCGCGAGGGCGGGATCGTCGCGGCGGGCGCGGGCGCCGACCTCCGCGAGGCCCTGCGCGCCCTCACCCCGACCCGGGACTGA
- a CDS encoding LacI family DNA-binding transcriptional regulator → MPSSSRRATLATVAASAGVSVATVSKVLNGRSDVAPTTRSLVQSLLREHDYVAPAPRRGPGADGPVATDTVEVQFDDDFSTYSTEIIQGVVAAGAELGVGIVVSVRKKIENPAAWARGLAAAGRRALICVTCDQLTTRQLTALSRVQLPLVVIDPLHLPHAGVTSVGSTNFAGGLAATQHLLSLGHRRIAYLGGPATAACNQARLHGYRAAMEAEGVPVPAAYTRSGHFRYQDGLEYGAAVLDLPEPPTAIFAGCDESALGVMEAARARGLRIPEDLSIVGFDDTQMARMASPPLTTVRQPLPEMGGVAVRTALRLAAGEKIDSHHVELATELIVRASTADVTCAKRA, encoded by the coding sequence ATGCCGTCCAGCTCTAGACGCGCCACGCTGGCCACGGTCGCGGCCTCGGCGGGCGTGTCGGTGGCGACCGTGTCCAAGGTGCTCAACGGCCGCAGCGACGTGGCACCGACCACCCGCTCCCTGGTGCAGTCGCTGCTGCGGGAGCACGACTACGTCGCGCCGGCGCCGCGCCGGGGCCCGGGCGCGGACGGGCCTGTCGCGACGGACACCGTCGAGGTGCAGTTCGACGACGACTTCAGCACCTACTCCACGGAGATCATCCAGGGCGTGGTCGCGGCCGGGGCCGAGCTCGGCGTCGGGATCGTCGTCAGCGTCCGGAAGAAGATCGAAAACCCCGCCGCGTGGGCCCGCGGTCTGGCCGCCGCCGGGCGCCGGGCGCTGATCTGCGTCACGTGCGACCAGCTGACCACCCGGCAGCTGACCGCGCTGTCCCGCGTCCAGCTGCCGCTGGTCGTGATCGACCCGCTCCACCTGCCGCACGCCGGCGTGACCAGCGTCGGCTCCACCAACTTCGCCGGCGGGCTGGCCGCCACCCAGCACCTGCTGTCCCTCGGCCACCGGCGCATCGCCTACCTCGGCGGCCCGGCCACCGCCGCCTGCAACCAGGCCCGCCTGCACGGCTACCGCGCCGCCATGGAGGCCGAAGGGGTGCCGGTGCCGGCCGCGTACACGCGCTCCGGCCACTTCCGCTACCAGGACGGGCTGGAGTACGGCGCGGCCGTGCTCGACCTGCCGGAGCCGCCGACGGCGATCTTCGCCGGCTGCGACGAGAGCGCGCTGGGCGTCATGGAGGCCGCCAGGGCGCGGGGCCTGCGCATCCCGGAGGATCTGAGCATCGTGGGGTTCGACGACACCCAGATGGCCCGGATGGCCTCCCCGCCGCTGACCACCGTCCGCCAGCCGCTGCCCGAGATGGGCGGGGTGGCGGTGCGTACGGCGCTGCGGCTGGCGGCCGGCGAGAAGATCGACTCCCACCACGTCGAGCTGGCCACCGAGCTGATCGTCCGCGCCTCCACGGCGGACGTGACGTGTGCGAAGCGCGCCTGA
- a CDS encoding beta-xylosidase/alpha-l-arabinosidase: MTALDRTPAMDGVLRPWQDPALPVADRVEALLAELTLEEKVGQLGSRWIGNDMQHEPEQDAETLNVAPMQDVFAASGTLPLDEAARHGLGHLTRVHGSAPVTAREGAAEVVRLQRAVVERSRLGIPAIVHEECLTGFTTYGATVYPAAIAWGATFDPGLVERMAAAIGRDMRAVGVHQGLSPVLDVVRDYRWGRVEETMGEDPYLVSMLGAAYVRGLEGAGVIATLKHFAGYSASRAARNHGPVPMGRRELMDMILPTFETAIALGGARSVMNSYSDVDGVPAGADPWLLTEVLREEWGFTGTVVSDYWAVPFLASMHRVAADTGEAGVQALTAGIDVELPDTLGFGPHLVERVRGGELPEELIDRAVRRLLTQKVQLGLLDPDWTPEKSVAGAAGVDLDSPGNRALARELAERSIVLLDAGDALPLPAGPRRIAVVGPCADDPRTFMGCYAFPNHVLPRHPALGLGIEAPSLLDGLRAELPEAELVHERGCEVQGEDRSGFAAALEAARGADLCVVAVGDLAGLFGLGTSGEGCDADDLRLPGVQEDLVAELVATGTPVVAIVVSGRPYALGRVHAGAAALVQAFMPGEEGGAAIAGVLSGRVQPSGRLPVQIPRGHGGQPGTYLQPPLGADSQGISNLDPTPLFPFGYGTSYTGFEVGDLRIGAAEVATDGEFGVSVSVRNTGERAGEEVVQLYLHDVVAQVTRPVKQLTGFARVPLEPGASARVTFRVHADRTAFTGRDLRRIVEPGDIEVLVGTSAADLPCRGTVRLTGPARVVGHDRRLDTPVSVEQEGGDDAVQL; this comes from the coding sequence ATGACGGCTCTGGATCGGACCCCCGCCATGGACGGCGTGCTCCGCCCGTGGCAGGACCCGGCGCTTCCCGTGGCCGACCGAGTCGAGGCCCTCCTGGCGGAGCTGACCCTCGAGGAGAAGGTCGGCCAGCTCGGCAGCCGGTGGATCGGCAACGACATGCAGCACGAGCCGGAGCAGGACGCCGAGACGCTGAACGTCGCGCCGATGCAGGACGTGTTCGCGGCCTCCGGCACGCTCCCCCTCGACGAGGCCGCCCGGCACGGGCTCGGCCACCTGACCCGGGTGCACGGCAGCGCTCCCGTGACCGCGCGGGAGGGCGCCGCCGAGGTGGTCAGGCTGCAGCGGGCCGTCGTCGAGCGCTCCAGGCTCGGCATCCCGGCCATCGTCCACGAGGAGTGCCTGACCGGGTTCACCACGTACGGGGCGACCGTCTACCCGGCGGCCATCGCGTGGGGGGCGACGTTCGATCCCGGGCTGGTGGAGCGGATGGCGGCGGCGATCGGCCGCGACATGCGGGCCGTGGGCGTGCACCAGGGCCTGTCGCCGGTGCTGGACGTGGTGCGCGACTACCGGTGGGGCCGGGTCGAGGAGACGATGGGCGAGGACCCGTACCTCGTCTCGATGCTCGGCGCCGCCTACGTGCGCGGGCTGGAGGGCGCGGGCGTCATCGCCACCCTCAAGCACTTCGCCGGATACTCCGCCTCCCGGGCGGCCCGCAACCACGGGCCGGTGCCGATGGGGCGGCGCGAGCTGATGGACATGATCCTGCCGACCTTCGAGACCGCCATCGCGCTGGGCGGCGCCCGCTCGGTGATGAACTCCTACTCCGACGTGGACGGCGTGCCGGCCGGAGCGGACCCCTGGCTGCTGACCGAGGTGCTGCGCGAGGAGTGGGGCTTCACCGGGACGGTCGTGTCGGACTACTGGGCGGTCCCGTTCCTGGCCAGCATGCACCGCGTGGCCGCCGACACCGGCGAGGCGGGCGTACAGGCCCTCACCGCGGGCATCGACGTCGAGCTGCCCGACACGCTCGGCTTCGGCCCGCACCTGGTCGAGCGCGTTCGCGGCGGCGAGCTCCCCGAGGAGCTGATCGACCGGGCGGTGCGCCGGCTGCTCACCCAGAAGGTGCAGCTCGGGCTGCTCGACCCGGACTGGACGCCCGAGAAGTCCGTGGCCGGGGCGGCCGGAGTGGACCTCGACTCGCCGGGCAACCGGGCGCTGGCGCGCGAGCTGGCCGAGCGCTCGATCGTCCTGCTCGACGCCGGCGACGCGCTGCCGCTGCCCGCCGGGCCGCGCCGGATCGCGGTCGTCGGGCCGTGCGCCGACGATCCGCGGACGTTCATGGGCTGCTACGCCTTCCCCAACCACGTGCTGCCCCGCCACCCCGCGCTCGGGCTCGGCATCGAGGCGCCCAGCCTGCTCGACGGGCTGCGGGCCGAGCTGCCGGAGGCCGAGCTCGTCCACGAGCGGGGCTGCGAGGTGCAGGGCGAGGACCGCTCCGGGTTCGCCGCCGCGCTCGAAGCGGCGCGCGGGGCGGACCTGTGCGTGGTGGCCGTGGGCGACCTGGCAGGGCTCTTCGGCCTCGGGACCTCGGGGGAGGGCTGCGACGCCGACGACCTGCGCCTGCCCGGGGTGCAGGAGGACCTGGTGGCCGAGCTGGTCGCGACGGGCACGCCGGTCGTCGCCATCGTCGTCTCCGGCCGCCCGTACGCGCTGGGCCGGGTGCACGCGGGCGCCGCGGCGCTCGTCCAGGCGTTCATGCCCGGCGAGGAGGGCGGCGCGGCCATCGCCGGCGTGCTGTCCGGCCGGGTCCAGCCGTCGGGCAGGCTGCCGGTGCAGATCCCGCGCGGGCACGGCGGGCAGCCGGGCACGTACCTGCAGCCGCCGCTGGGCGCCGACAGCCAGGGCATCAGCAACCTCGACCCGACCCCGCTCTTCCCGTTCGGGTACGGCACCTCCTACACCGGCTTCGAGGTCGGCGACCTGCGGATCGGCGCCGCCGAGGTGGCCACGGACGGCGAGTTCGGCGTGTCGGTCAGCGTGCGCAACACCGGGGAGCGGGCCGGCGAGGAGGTCGTCCAGCTCTACCTGCACGACGTCGTCGCCCAGGTCACCCGGCCGGTCAAGCAGCTCACCGGGTTCGCCCGCGTCCCGCTGGAGCCAGGGGCGAGCGCCCGCGTGACCTTCCGGGTGCACGCCGACCGGACGGCCTTCACCGGACGCGATCTGAGGCGCATCGTGGAGCCCGGGGACATCGAGGTGCTCGTCGGCACGTCGGCGGCCGACCTGCCCTGCCGGGGCACCGTACGGCTGACCGGCCCGGCCCGGGTCGTCGGGCATGACCGGCGCCTGGACACCCCCGTGTCGGTCGAGCAGGAAGGGGGAGACGATGCCGTCCAGCTCTAG
- a CDS encoding extracellular solute-binding protein — MGLPLGAALTACGGSGPTQAGAGGGGGSTTSGGGGGGKATYWYLTGQPQEGIRTRAVERFNKANPSTQLATTMFQNDAFKTKIKTAIGAGEAPTIIWGWGGGGLKSYVQAGQVDDLTSWFDQNAALKDKLFPSSFNAATVDGKIYAVPVEAVTPIVLFYNKKVFEKVGAQPPQSWGDIMDLVKKFNAAGVAPFSLGGQSRWTNMMWLEFLFDRIGGPEVFQAVFDGEKDAWSNPAAIDALTKMQDLIKANGFIKGFSSITADSNADQALLYTGKAAMMLHGGWTYGNMRDTGGDFVKGGNLGYMNFPPVDGGKGDPSDTVGNPAQYMSISSKASAAEKEIVKKFLATEMNSDAQNKDWASNGFVPIVKGSDSQFGTDLDGTWQRFVYDTASKAKSFQQSWDQALSPTAAEVLLDNIAKLFQLSISPQQFATSLNEVIGK, encoded by the coding sequence ATGGGCCTTCCCCTCGGAGCCGCCCTGACCGCCTGCGGAGGCTCCGGGCCGACCCAGGCCGGCGCCGGTGGCGGGGGTGGCAGCACCACGAGTGGCGGCGGCGGTGGCGGCAAGGCCACCTACTGGTATCTCACCGGACAACCGCAGGAAGGCATCCGCACCCGCGCCGTCGAGCGCTTCAACAAGGCCAACCCGAGCACCCAGCTCGCGACCACGATGTTCCAGAACGACGCCTTCAAGACCAAGATCAAGACGGCGATCGGCGCGGGCGAGGCCCCCACCATCATCTGGGGCTGGGGCGGCGGCGGTCTGAAGAGCTACGTGCAGGCCGGCCAGGTCGACGACCTCACGTCCTGGTTCGACCAGAACGCGGCTCTGAAGGACAAGCTGTTCCCGTCCTCCTTCAACGCGGCCACGGTCGACGGCAAGATCTACGCGGTGCCGGTCGAGGCCGTGACGCCGATCGTCCTGTTCTACAACAAGAAGGTCTTCGAGAAGGTCGGCGCGCAGCCCCCGCAGAGCTGGGGCGACATCATGGACCTGGTCAAGAAGTTCAACGCCGCGGGCGTCGCGCCGTTCTCCCTCGGCGGCCAGTCGCGCTGGACGAACATGATGTGGCTGGAGTTCCTCTTCGACCGCATCGGCGGCCCCGAGGTCTTCCAGGCCGTCTTCGACGGCGAGAAGGACGCCTGGAGCAACCCGGCCGCCATCGACGCGCTGACCAAGATGCAGGACCTCATCAAGGCGAACGGCTTCATCAAGGGCTTCTCCTCGATCACCGCCGACTCCAACGCCGACCAGGCGCTGCTGTACACGGGCAAGGCCGCGATGATGCTGCACGGCGGCTGGACGTACGGCAACATGCGCGACACCGGCGGCGACTTCGTCAAGGGCGGCAACCTCGGCTACATGAACTTCCCGCCGGTGGACGGCGGCAAGGGCGACCCCAGCGACACCGTGGGCAACCCGGCCCAGTACATGTCGATCTCCTCCAAGGCGTCGGCCGCGGAGAAGGAGATCGTCAAGAAGTTCCTCGCCACCGAGATGAACTCCGACGCGCAGAACAAGGACTGGGCCAGCAACGGCTTCGTGCCGATCGTCAAGGGCAGCGACTCGCAGTTCGGCACCGACCTCGACGGGACGTGGCAGCGGTTCGTCTACGACACCGCCAGCAAGGCCAAGTCCTTCCAGCAGTCCTGGGACCAGGCGCTCAGCCCGACCGCGGCCGAGGTCCTGCTGGACAACATCGCCAAGCTGTTCCAGCTGTCGATCTCGCCGCAGCAGTTCGCCACGAGCCTCAACGAGGTCATAGGCAAGTGA
- a CDS encoding carbohydrate ABC transporter permease, whose protein sequence is MTVPPISARGNAPLAAVPGGQGRGLAWLAVPALLFFVGFGVIPLIGVFVLSFTAWDGLGEIRPAGFDSWRAVLSDPGLPHALWVTFLVIALSWVVQTPASILLGTFLAGFQRYRAVFSVIYFIPLLLSSAAIAITYKALLDPNFGLGAGLEIPLLVQDWLGEPVLAFSVVIFVVSWQFIPFHSLIYQGGVRQIPRSMYEAAEIDGAGRVRMFFSITLPQLKYTIITSSTLMVVGSLVFFDLIFVLTAGGPGDATRVLALEMYKRGFQANLMGPASAIAVILVLVGLALALLLRRLGGRDATHSQLEGA, encoded by the coding sequence GTGACGGTCCCCCCGATCTCCGCCAGGGGAAACGCGCCCCTCGCCGCCGTGCCCGGCGGCCAGGGGCGCGGCCTGGCCTGGCTCGCCGTGCCGGCCCTGCTGTTCTTCGTCGGCTTCGGCGTCATCCCGCTCATCGGGGTCTTCGTGCTCAGCTTCACCGCCTGGGACGGGCTCGGCGAGATCCGTCCGGCGGGCTTCGACAGCTGGCGCGCCGTGCTCTCCGATCCCGGCCTGCCGCACGCGCTGTGGGTGACGTTCCTGGTCATCGCGCTGTCGTGGGTGGTGCAGACGCCGGCGAGCATCCTGCTCGGCACGTTCCTGGCCGGCTTCCAGCGCTACCGCGCGGTCTTCTCGGTGATCTACTTCATCCCGCTGCTGCTCAGCTCGGCCGCCATCGCGATCACCTACAAGGCGCTGCTCGACCCGAACTTCGGGCTCGGCGCCGGGCTGGAGATCCCGCTGCTCGTGCAGGACTGGCTGGGCGAGCCCGTCCTCGCCTTCAGCGTCGTGATCTTCGTGGTGTCGTGGCAGTTCATCCCGTTCCACTCGCTGATCTACCAGGGTGGCGTGCGCCAGATCCCGCGCTCGATGTACGAGGCCGCCGAGATCGACGGCGCCGGCCGGGTCCGCATGTTCTTCAGCATCACCCTGCCCCAGCTCAAGTACACGATCATCACGTCCTCGACGCTGATGGTCGTGGGCTCGCTGGTCTTCTTCGACCTCATCTTCGTGCTCACCGCCGGCGGCCCTGGGGACGCCACCCGGGTGCTCGCCCTGGAGATGTACAAGAGGGGCTTCCAGGCCAACCTGATGGGCCCGGCCAGCGCGATCGCCGTCATCCTGGTCCTGGTGGGCCTGGCGCTGGCGCTGCTGCTGCGCCGCCTCGGCGGCCGGGACGCGACCCACAGCCAGCTGGAAGGTGCCTGA
- a CDS encoding carbohydrate ABC transporter permease: protein MTTTLAKNTSQAAARHTAPGPKRVTRRPNWVGGAAAWLWLAVVVVPIYWIVITSFKTQSNYYVEKPLLPPSEPTLDNYRLVIESDFIRYFINSVVVTVGAVAPAVVVSFMAAYAIVRSGRGRFLRWTNSAFLMGLAIPHQATIIPIYLIIIRLGLYDTPMALILPSIAFAIPLSVLILSNFIRDVPKELFESMRLDGASELGTLWHLALPLTRPAVVTVVIYNALTIWNGFLLPLILTQSPEQRTLPLALWTFQGQYSINVPAVLASVVLTSVPILILYVVGRRQLLAGLTAGFGK from the coding sequence ATGACGACGACCCTCGCGAAGAACACCTCGCAGGCGGCGGCGCGGCACACCGCTCCCGGCCCCAAAAGGGTGACCCGCCGCCCCAACTGGGTGGGCGGCGCCGCCGCCTGGCTCTGGCTGGCGGTCGTGGTCGTGCCGATCTACTGGATCGTCATCACCAGCTTCAAGACGCAGAGCAACTACTACGTCGAGAAGCCCCTCCTGCCGCCGTCCGAGCCCACGCTGGACAACTATCGGCTGGTCATCGAGTCGGACTTCATCCGATATTTCATCAACAGCGTCGTCGTCACGGTCGGCGCCGTCGCGCCCGCCGTGGTGGTGTCGTTCATGGCGGCGTACGCGATCGTCCGCAGCGGCAGGGGGCGGTTCCTGCGCTGGACCAACTCGGCGTTCCTCATGGGCCTGGCCATCCCCCACCAGGCCACGATCATCCCGATCTACCTGATCATCATCCGGCTCGGCCTCTACGACACGCCGATGGCGCTGATCCTGCCGTCGATCGCGTTCGCGATCCCGCTGTCGGTGCTGATCCTTTCGAACTTCATCAGGGACGTGCCCAAGGAGCTGTTCGAGTCGATGCGCCTCGACGGCGCCAGCGAGCTCGGCACGCTCTGGCACCTGGCGCTCCCCCTGACGAGGCCCGCCGTGGTGACGGTGGTGATCTACAACGCCCTGACGATCTGGAACGGGTTCCTGCTGCCGCTGATCCTGACCCAGAGCCCCGAGCAGCGCACGCTGCCGCTCGCGCTGTGGACCTTCCAGGGCCAGTACAGCATCAACGTGCCCGCGGTGCTCGCCTCGGTCGTCCTGACCTCGGTGCCCATCCTCATCCTGTACGTGGTGGGCCGCCGGCAGCTGCTGGCCGGCCTGACCGCCGGATTCGGCAAGTAG
- a CDS encoding rhodanese-like domain-containing protein: protein MTALITRDDLAAAVEAGAVTVVDALGGAYYAKQHLPGAVPLAPADVDAQASALLPDKNAAIITYCSNPACPNSGQVADRLTALGYTDVRKYREGIEDWTAAGLPVESS from the coding sequence ATGACCGCTCTGATCACCCGGGACGACCTCGCGGCGGCCGTCGAGGCGGGCGCGGTGACCGTGGTGGACGCGCTCGGCGGCGCCTACTACGCCAAGCAGCATCTGCCCGGCGCCGTCCCCCTGGCGCCGGCCGACGTGGACGCCCAGGCGTCGGCGCTGCTGCCCGACAAGAACGCCGCGATCATCACGTACTGCTCCAACCCGGCGTGCCCGAACAGCGGCCAGGTCGCCGACCGGCTCACCGCGCTGGGCTACACGGACGTGCGCAAGTACCGCGAGGGCATCGAGGACTGGACGGCCGCGGGGCTGCCCGTCGAGTCGTCCTGA